One stretch of Armigeres subalbatus isolate Guangzhou_Male chromosome 2, GZ_Asu_2, whole genome shotgun sequence DNA includes these proteins:
- the LOC134218327 gene encoding uncharacterized protein LOC134218327 — protein sequence MVKSVKRCAALFCRKPFDKTDVYYRFPSSTVKDSFRLRIWQQRLLASREGKQRVCSRHFSPAQFNLRDGLVAEMRHDAVPDQNIVPRIDPNDPLDAVCRLCLERIRNDCHLIHPVWPSPDVPSAEDIEEIFGIVISNSDAIPRLICLTCVTKVNYVIRIRKQYSKNNAIYTAKWASSQDAEKTVKMDDLEFNNDESQNDVEQQSQPGKSCHQNALLIDSLAQYTSEQTNTAPEQTPKIASIVSYGKNPVSAASSSNVDPESEKVLSQSQTYSELVYVQQGNKTQRFHIISSNQILNQIGLNCEQEEEVCTTECKVLPSDPDDEVTEICCTLMSTPRTHLMLN from the exons ATGGTTAAATCGGTGAAACGCTGTGCTGCATTATTTTGTAGGAAACCGTTTGACAAAACCGATGTATACTATCGTTTTCCGAGTTCGACCGTAAAGGATTCTTTTCGCTTGCGGATTTGGCAGCAGCGTTTGCTCGCTTCTCGGGAAGGCAAACAACGCGTCTGCTCTCGACACTTTTCGCCAGCTCAGTTCAATCTCCGAGACG GGCTAGTGGCCGAGATGAGGCATGATGCTGTTCCGGACCAAAACATCGTCCCGAGAATCGATCCGAATGATCCGTTGGATGCGGTCTGCCGCTTGTGTTTGGAACGCATCAGAAACGATTGCCATCTGATTCATCCCGTATGGCCTTCGCCGGACGTTCCCAGCGCCGAAGACATTGAGGAGATCTTTGGCATTGTG ATTTCTAATAGCGACGCCATTCCTCGTCTAATTTGCTTAACGTGCGTAACAAAGGTAAACTACGTTATTCGGATCCGAAAACAGTACAGTAAAAATAATGCCATCTACACCGCAAAATGGGCATCTTCCCAGGATGCTGAAAAGACTGTAAAAATGGATGATCTGGAATTCAACAACGACGAATCACAAAATGATGTTGAACAACAAAGCCAACCAGGAAAATCATGCCACCAAAACGCTTTATTAATAGATTCCTTAGCGCAATACACTTCCGAGCAGACCAATACTGCGCCAGAACAGACACCGAAAATTGCTTCTATTGTTAGCTATGGCAAAAATCCCGTCTCCGCTGCCTCATCATCCAATGTAGACCCCGAAAGTGAGAAGGTTCTAAGCCAAAGCCAAACCTACAGCGAGCTCGTGTACGTCCAGCAAGGGAACAAAACCCAGCGGTTTCACATCATCAGCAGCAATCAGATCCTCAATCAGATCGGGCTTAACTGCGAACAGGAGGAGGAGGTTTGCACTACGGAGTGCAAAGTGTTGCCTTCGGACCCGGACGATGAGGTCACTGAGATATGTTGTACACTGATGAGCACACCGAGGACCCACCTGATGCTAAACTAA